A portion of the Malassezia japonica chromosome 3, complete sequence genome contains these proteins:
- a CDS encoding uncharacterized protein (TransMembrane:2 (n3-13c18/19o82-101i113-131o); COG:S; EggNog:ENOG503P5QE) — protein sequence MPLFVLSPASLAHSALFAGYYTYLSGNVAYQRLQTGTLTNGEEQNGTPLSRAVRVHGNFSEYTPFAFLLLFLAELNGAPTKWVHAAYVTLFLSRVSAGVGLTKEKASNVFRKFGFIGTLNVILGAGLYNFGLGYEPLKSFLGVQ from the exons ATGCCTCTCTTCGTGCTCTCGCCT GCCTCGCTCGCCCACTCGGCCCTCTTCGCTGGTTACTACACCTACCTCTCTGGCAACGTGGCCTACCAACGCCTCCAGACCGGTACGCTCACCAACGGTGAGGAGCAGAACGGCACGCCCCTCTCGCGTGCCGTCCGTGTCCACGGCAACTTCTCCGAGTACACCCCCTTTGCCTTCCTGCTCCTGTTCCTTGCTGAGCTGAACGGTGCCCCGACCAAGTGGGTCCACGCCGCCTACGTCACGCTGTTCCTCAGCCGTGTCTCGGCGGGTGTCGGCCTGACCAAGGAGAAGGCGAGCAACGTCTTCCGCAAGTTCGGCTTCATTGGCACGCTCAACGTGATCCTCGGTGCCGGCCTGTACAAC TTCGGTCTCGGCTACGAGCCCCTGAAGTCGTTCCTCGGTGTGCAGTAA
- a CDS encoding HECT-type E3 ubiquitin transferase (COG:O; EggNog:ENOG503NWC2) — protein sequence MLSGMRDDSPSGSAPPEGMEAFPFLAPGGAPVLPLSALRQGSAAMQRESSGASEDEPELDSKTAEEKSQNEAQLAKVYESFHFDELWAKLGESLARLRADPSSAQVLLPIIESLMVVSRHAMKAQADAEGRSLSEPAASSRRAQMEQEFLAFTEQHRKILNLMVRQNPSLMSGSFALLVKNSKVLDFDNKRNYFTQQLHKGRREHYTPLSLSVRRKFVFYDSFQYFQRRSGPEIKHGKLNVRFHNEDGIDAGGVTREWFQVLSREMFNPDYALFQPCAADRTTYQPNRMSSVNDLHLSFFTFIGRVIGKAIYDGRLLDAYFTRSFYKHILGRAVDYKDLEAVDPEYYNSLEWMLHNDITDVLDLTFAVEEEVFGETQLVELRPDGASIPVTNENKEEYVRLVTEQRLTNSIKQQIDAFLTGFLEVIPRDLIQIFSEQELELLISGLPDIDVDAWKNHTELQGYSSSDSMVQWWWRAVRSFDQTQKAKLLQFITGTSKVPLEGFAQLQGVHGTQRFNIHKAFGENRLPVAHTCFNQLDLPQYDSYEKLRSQLLLAMNEGGEGFGLA from the exons ATGCTGAgcggcatgcgcgacgACTCGCCGTcaggcagcgcgccgccggaagGGATGGAAGCCTTTCCGTTTTtggcgccgggcggcgcgcctgtgctgccgctctcggcgctgcgtcagggcagcgcggcgatgcagcgcgaatcgagcggcgcatcagAGGATGAGCCGGAACTCGATAGCAAGACGGCCGAGGAAAAGAGCCagaacgaggcgcagctcgccaaggtcTACGAGTCCTTCCACTTTGACGAGCTCTGGGCGAAGCtcggcgagtcgctcgcgcgcctgcgcgcggaCCCGAGCTCGGCCCAGGTCCTGCTGCCGATCATTGAGAGTCTCATGGTCGTGTCGCGCCACGCGATGAAGGCGCAGGCGGACGCCGAAGGTCGCTCGCTCTCGGAGCCGGCCGCCTCGTCACGCCGTGCGCAGATGGAGCAAGAGTTTCTCGCATTCACCGAGCAGCACCGCAAGATCCTCAATTTGATGGTGCGCCAGAACCCCTCGCTGATGTCGGGGTCGTTTGCACTGCTGGTCAAAAACTCCAAGGTGCTCGACTTTGACAACAAGCGCAACTACTTTacgcagcagctgcacaagggccgccgcgagcacTATACCCCGCTGTCGCTGtcggtgcggcgcaagtTTGTCTTTTACGACAGCTTCCAGTATTTCCAGCGCCGCTCCGGCCCCGAAATTAAGCACGGCAAGCTCAATGTGCGTTTTCACAACGAAGACGGCATCGACGCGGGTGGCGTCACCCGCGAGTGGTTCCAGGTGCTCTCGCGCGAGATGTTCAACCCCGACTATGCGCTCTTCcagccgtgcgcggcggacCGCACGACCTACCAGCCGAACCGCATGAGCTCGGTGAACGACTTGCACCTGTCCTTCTTTACGTTTATTGGGCGCGTGATTGGCAAGGCGATTTACGATGGGCGCCTGCTCGATGCGTACTTTACGCGCAGCTTTTACAAGCACATCCTGGGGCGCGCCGTGGACTAcaaggacctcgaggcggtggacCCCGAGTACTACAACAGTCTCGAGTGGATGCTGCACAACGACATcaccgacgtgctcgacctgACCTTTGCCGTGGAGGAAGAGGTCTTTGGcgagacgcagctcgtcgagctgcgccctGACGGCGCCTCGATTCCTGTCACGAACGAAAACAAGGAGGAGTACGTGCGCCTGGTcaccgagcagcgcctcacGAACTCGATCAAGCAGCAGATCGACGCATTCCTCACCGGCTTCCTCGAAGTGATTCCCCGCGACCTGATCCAGATCTTTTccgagcaggagctcgagctgctcatcTCCGGCCTGCCCGACATCGATGTGGACGCGTGGAAGAACCACACGGAGCTGCAGGGCTACTCGAGCAGCGACTCGATGGTCCAGTGGTGGtggcgcgcggtgcgctcctTTGACCAGACCCAAAAAGCGAAGCTGCTCCAGTTCATCACCGGGACAAGCAAGGTGCCGCTGGAGGGCTTTGCGCAACTGCAAGGCGTGCATGGCACGCAGCGTTTCAATATCCACAAGGCCTTTGGCGAGAATCGCTTGCCGGTCGCGCACACATG TTTCAATCAGCTCGACCTGCCGCAGTACGATTCCTACGAAAAGCTCCGGAGTcagctgctcctcgcgaTGAACGAGGGTGGCGAAGGCTTTGGCCTGGCATAG
- a CDS encoding RING-type E3 ubiquitin transferase (COG:O; EggNog:ENOG503NU3X), with protein sequence MSGVGAVAELLPRIAALPTRDDLESYRLPVEKQADVRRKLYEALFSAVSPAWLFPADLALTPAAALALLAQSEWSLSQAQRRADAIAAHGASGGAAAPVAAQPEYSSHRRGMACGHVFRKGEPIFRCHDCSYDDTCVQCAMCFQNSIHAREQHDIVFSVADENGACCDCGDEEAWKCDLRCEFHSMHPHTEIDEAPEADPTLESLHAGVPEDARTSITAFSDLLLTFYLQVITAAEPQRAPTLGPELVEELKRMPTLERLFDTKGKAEDAPQPFAALLWNDEKHTFTDVSDKIMDVMPSLNAHGARAFAEQVDKHGREVLAIMPELRRLVIMARRINIQRLLVTVQPAFDYYVQEVAGVVLAFLMDLASCSLYTPHGVDGRAFKVLITTLLLTPWKNSEWAEAPTTIAREFFDPSRVCKLDALLLLDTKMWKEARLDVRHLIMDLIACREAKLEIAVHFAYVYPRMIETFILHDREPEHSIYHMTVQLFSVPSVAARLVVEHNFMHTLLQVLHALFVNDNESRVTALTLPSPPPARGQANANAPMLSQAKCYHVFHDTRYLLAAGDVKKNIAQHATAFLAPWLTFFAYFHGIAPDTRAAHAHVEFESELWYQVFHASSHLGRLAKILGEAFQHATSEQLSAGLQFAADTILAHLARLETLDPSTHPSSAMHTVRFPASDEGAAVPVAEFVVAQDPVSFHHPMHWLLAEMLKSVGAHPGLAPPISEDAMLALLEHPLRVTVKLAQIRCNVWVRNGFAIRSQAYHYRDSMWMRDIMYDQDLFVQQCALAFVSHDRFLVTLLDRFDLVAWFSGERGHALYDGEQATFMAEELLLLLVMLLTEISVPAHWPIEQQVRRELIHYLVLGAGTYSEVTKQIPERFTDHGCFDRELARVANFRSPDGTNDLGMYELKPEYLGEVQPFFQHYSRNQRERAEEVLAERRAKTGDVPRAPRPALGALDGTLFARLGDVLHCPTFLQIVAGTLGNATYGYAEPPDTLLNAALHLLYVGVAERGAAFVPHLTQALQVPHADHVETQSLADLLAAMLTESRLSAYHEKIRGLFDAAAALDPALAAALPQPAAPPPAPSDDAKRQAAKERQVAIMQKFSDQQKSLLATLEDELSDDEDGMDETVDDYGTCILCQERLDGHRSFGTLLHIQESHLMRTTPPRQQSAFQEIIGMPLDMDRSQNDGQRTRGHLHRYEQADPHKPRIALGYAAENHTTGFVAVTCGHSMHVACFNMYLQSTEQRHAMQVARSHPEDLSRLEFICPLCKSLGNTLLPEPGASAMSRSPFSEVPLGKVVPDDQALTEWVRRINIAILKNTSASASARAEHQEHDCGSGCFLPFYAPASATPHNPDLGTSVLGSEECAEMLQRTRSVLQLLAYETSWARSRDRRQTILEYAGDAVQGDAIYIPEHVVGYTLAQLEITQRGVTPPGSNVAAALSEQQIKLVQSLLETLSSLAHVACKDAKGADSMRQGLLKRLMPHWAGEHSVRNPLLLRNALGVLVEAAVLMPQHLLHATALLYYVTLVQTVFGLAQPSFAHGERRKAEESAVGGAEAVQIFPHARWLVTSIVNLVGYVRGNITLGFDHCSDQDLAKLLCAYTLPFLRRAALLHRIVSGAVPEPAEGPEYVRLLHQLRIPLPAEALPMHAAPAGLVAMLVEGWTKHAYVHLSPLFRPLPILAEPHEARTAVPSLVLEHPHIYELLPLPHDFALLLQQTQTRVCKRCNTLPPLCSLCLFCGEVLCEQSFCCSDLDDEGRGECHQHMEHCGGRLGAHFRVGSNVVVLLFQRNGCFTSSPYLNTHGEVDHSLLKARPQRLHTQRYDELRKQWLTHGIANIVTRRTEANVSNGGWITF encoded by the coding sequence ATGAGCGGGGTAGGAGCGGTCGCggagctgctgccgcgcatcgcggcgctgccgacgcgcgacgacctcgagTCGTACAGGCTTCCCGTGGAGAAGCAGGCGGatgtgcgccgcaagctaTACGAGGCGCTCTTTTCCGCTGTTTCGCCCGCGTGGCTCTTTCCTGCGGACCTCGCGCTGacgcctgcggcggcgcttgcgctcctcgcgcagagCGAGTGGAGTCTGTCACAGgctcagcggcgtgcggatGCGATTGCGGCACATggtgcgagcggcggcgcagcggcgcctgtcgcggcgcagcccgagTATTCCTCGCATCGCCGCGGGATGGCCTGCGGCCACGTCTTTCGCAAAGGCGAGCCCATTTTCCGATGCCACGACTGCTCGTACGACGATACTTGTGTACAGTGTGCGATGTGCTTCCAGAACTCGATCCACGCGCGCGAACAGCACGACATTGTGTTTAGCGTGGCGGACGAAAacggcgcgtgctgcgactgtggcgacgaggaggcgtgGAAGTGCGATCTGCGCTGCGAGTTCCACAGCATGCATCCCCACACAGagatcgacgaggcacCCGAGGCGGATCCGACGCTCGAGAGCCTgcacgccggcgtgccggagGACGCACGCACGTCCATTACGGCCTTTTCCGATCTGCTTCTGACGTTTTACCTGCAGGTGAtcaccgccgccgagccgcagcgtgcgcccaCGCTCGgccccgagctcgtggaAGAACTGAAGCGCatgccgacgctcgagcgcctctttgaCACAAAAGGGAAAGCAGAAGACGCACCGCAGCCgtttgcggcgctcctctGGAACGACGAAAAGCACACCTTTACCGACGTCTCCGACAAGATCATGGACGTGATGCCGTCGCTGaatgcgcacggcgcacgcgcatttgcggagcaggtcgacaagcacggccgcgaggtTCTCGCCATCATgcccgagctgcgtcgcctGGTGATcatggcgcgccgcatcaACATCCAGCGCCTCTTGGTCACGGTTCAGCCGGCATTTGACTACTACGTGCAGGAGGTAGCCGGCGTGGTGCTTGCATTCCTGATGGACctcgcgagctgctcgctgtacacgccgcacggcgtcgacggccgcgctTTCAAGGTGCTCATCACCACGCTCCTGCTCACGCCTTGGAAGAATAGCGAGTGGGCagaggcgccgacgaccatTGCGCGCGAGTTCTTTGACCCGAGCCGCGTGTgcaagctcgacgcgctcctcctcctcgacacCAAGATGTGGAAAgaggcgcgtctcgacgtgcgccacCTCATCATGGACCTGATTGCGTGCCGTGAGGCCAAGCTCGAGATCGCCGTGCACTTTGCCTACGTTTATCCCCGCATGATCGAGACTTTTATCCTGCACGACCGCGAGCCGGAGCACTCCATCTACCACATGACCGTGCAGCTGTTTAGCGTaccgagcgtcgccgcgcgcctcgtcgtcgagcacaaCTTCATGCACACCCTCCTCCAGGTGCTCCATGCGCTGTTTGTGAACGACAACGAGAGCCGTGTCACGGCGCTCACTCTCCCCTCGCCACCGCCCGCTCGCGGCCAGGCGAACGCGAATGCGCCGATGCTGTCGCAGGCCAAGTGCTACCACGTCTTCCACGACACACGCTacctgctcgcggcgggcgacgtgAAAAAGAacattgcgcagcacgccacCGCGTTCCTCGCGCCGTGGCTCACCTTCTTTGCGTACTTCCACGGGATCGCGCCGgacacgcgcgcggcgcacgcgcacgtcgagtTCGAGAGCGAGCTGTGGTACCAGGTCTTCCACGCGAGCTcgcacctcggccgcctcgccaagatcctcggcgaggcgttcCAGCACGCGACCAGCGAGCAGCTCAGTGCGGGACTGCAGTTTGCCGCCGACACgatcctcgcgcacctcgcgcgcctcgagacaCTCGACCCGAGCACGCacccgagcagcgcgatgcACACGGTGCGCTTCCCGGCAAGCGACGAGGGagcggccgtgccggtCGCCGAGTTTGTCGTGGCACAGGACCCCGTCTCGTTTCACCACCCGATGCATTGGCTCCTGGCCGAGATGCTCAAAAGCGTCGGCGCACACcccggcctcgcgccgccgattAGCGAGGACGCAATGCTAGCACTCCTCGAGCACCCGCTGCGTGTCACGGTCAAGCTCGCACAGATCCGCTGCAACGTGTGGGTGCGCAACGGCTTTGCGATCCGCTCGCAGGCCTACCACTACCGCGACAGCATGTGGATGCGCGACATTATGTACGATCAAGACCTGTTTGTACAGCAGTGCGCGCTCGCATTCGTGTCGCACGACCGCTTCCTCGtcacgctcctcgaccgctTTGACCTCGTGGCGTGGTTCAGCGGAGAGCGCGGGCACGCCCTGTACGACGGAGAGCAGGCGACGTTCATGGCCGAAGAGCTTCTGCTGCTGCTTGTGATGCTTCTTACCGAGATCAGCGTCCCGGCACACTGGCCGATCGAGCagcaggtgcgccgcgagctcatCCACTacctcgtgctcggcgcaggaACTTACTCGGAAGTCACCAAGCAGATTCCCGAGCGCTTCACGGACCACGGGTGCTTTGAccgcgagcttgcgcgcgtcgccaaCTTCCGCTCGCCGGACGGCACCAACGACCTCGGCATGTATGAGCTGAAGCCTGAgtacctcggcgaggtccaGCCCTTCTTCCAGCACTACTCGCGCaaccagcgcgagcgcgcagAAGAGGTGCTCGCCGAACGTCGCGCCAAGACCGGCGATGTGCCCCGCGCGCCCCggcctgcgctcggcgcactgGACGGCACActctttgcgcgcctcggcgacgtgctgcacTGCCCCACGTTCCTCCAGATCGTGGCGGGCACGCTGGGCAATGCGACGTACGGCTACGCAGAGCCGCCCGACACGCTGCTCAACGCGGCGCTACACCTGCTCtacgtcggcgtcgcggagcgcggcgcggcgtttgTGCCGCAcctgacgcaggcgctccaaGTGCCGCATGCGGACCACGTCGAGACGCAGAGCCTCGCCGATTTGCTCGCTGCAATGCTCACCGAGTCGCGCCTCTCGGCGTACCACGAAAAGATCCGCGGCCTCTTtgacgcggcggccgctctggaccctgcgctcgccgccgccctgccgcagccggccgcgccgccgcctgcgccgagcgacgatgcgaagcgccaggcggcgaAGGAACGCCAGGTGGCCATCATGCAAAAGTTCTCCGACCAGCAAAAGTCGCTCCTTgccacgctcgaggacgagctgagcgacgacgaggacggcaTGGACGAGACCGTGGACGACTACGGCACATGTATCCTGTgccaggagcgcctcgacggccaCCGCTCGTTCGGCACGCTCCTGCACATCCAGGAGAGCCATCTgatgcgcacgacgccgccgcggcagcaGTCGGCGTTCCAAGAGATTATCGGCATGCCGCTGGATATGGACCGCTCGCAGAACGAcgggcagcgcacgcgtgGCCACCTGCACCGCTACGAGCAGGCCGATCCGCACaagccgcgcatcgccctTGGCTACGCCGCCGAGAACCACACGACGGGCTTTGTCGCGGTGACGTGCGGGCACAGCATGCACGTCGCGTGCTTCAACATGTACCTGCAGAGCAccgagcagcgccacgCGATGCAGGTCGCGCGCTCCCACCCCGAGGACCTCTCGCGCCTGGAGTTTATCTGCCCTCTGTGCAAGAGCCTCGGCAACACGCTGCTGCCTGAGCCGGGCGCGAGTGCCATGAGCCGCTCGCCGTTTAGCGAGGTGCCGCTGGGCAAGGTCGTGCCGGATGACCAGGCGCTCACCGAAtgggtgcgccgcatcaaCATTGCCATCCTGAAGAAcacgtcggcgtcggcgagtgcgcgcgccgagcaccaggAGCACGACTGCGGCTCGGGCTGCTTTTTGCCGTTCTACGCCCCGGCCTCTGCCACGCCGCACAACCCGGATCTTGGCACGAGCGTGCTGGGGAGCGAAGAGTGCGCCGAGATGCTGCAGCGTACGCGCTccgtgctgcagctctTGGCGTACGAAACGAGctgggcgcgctcgcgcgaccgccgccagACGATCCTCGAGTACGCGGGCGATGCGGTGCAAGGCGACGCGATCTACATCCCCGAGCACGTCGTGGGCTAcacgctggcgcagctcgagatTACACAGCGTGGCGTCACCCCGCCCGGCTCCAacgtcgctgcggcgctgaGCGAGCAGCAGATCAAGCTTGTCCAGTCGCTCCTCGAGACcctctcgtcgctcgcccATGTCGCGTGCAAGGACGCAAAAGGCGCCGACAGTATGCGCCAAGGCCTCCTCAAGCGCCTCATGCCCCACTGGGCCGGCGAGCACTCGGTGCGCAACCcactgctgctgcgcaacgcgctcggcgtcctggtcgaggcggcggtgctcATGCCGCAGCACCTCCTGCACGCCACTGCGCTCCTGTACTATGTGACGCTAGTGCAGACCGTCTTTGGCCTTGCCCAGCCGTCGTTTGcccacggcgagcgccgcaaggcggAGGAAAGCGCAGTAGGcggtgccgaggccgtgcaaATCTTCCCCCACGCCCGCTGGCTCGTGACGAGCATTGTGAACCTGGTGGGCTACGTGCGCGGCAACATCACGCTCGGGTTCGACCACTGCAGCGACCAGgacctcgccaagctccTGTGTGCCTACACGCTTCcgttcctgcgccgcgccgcgctcctgcacCGCATCgtgagcggcgcggtgcccgAGCCGGCCGAGGGCCCCGAGTATGTACGCCTGCTGCACCAGCTGCGTATCCCCTTGCCTGCGGAAGCGCTGCCGAtgcacgcggcgcctgccggCCTTGTCGCGATGCTTGTCGAGGGCTGGACGAAGCACGCGTACGTCCACCTCTCCCCACTTTTCCGCCCTTTGCCGATCCTTGCAGAgccgcacgaggcgcggaCGGCTGTACCGAGCCTGGTGCTTGAGCACCCCCACATTTACGAGTTGCTTCCTCTGCCGCACGACTttgcgctcctgctgcagcagacGCAGACGCGCGTGTGCAAACGCTGCAACACGCTCCCCCCCCTGTGCTCGCTGTGCCTCTTTTGTGGCGAGGTGCTCTGTGAGCAGTCTTTCTGCTGCAgcgacctcgacgacgaaggACGTGGCGAGTGCCACCAGCACATGGAGCACTGTGGTGGGCGTCTTGGCGCGCATTTCCGTGTCGGAAGCAATGTAGTGGTGCTGCTTTTCCAGCGCAACGGCTGCTTCACCTCTTCGCCCTACCTCAACACGCACGGCGAAGTAGACCACTCGCTGCTGAAAGCGCgcccgcagcgcctgcacacgcagcgctacgacgagctgcgcaagcagtGGCTTACGCATGGCATCGCCAACATTGTCACACGACGCACCGAAGCCAACGTCTCCAACGGCGGCTGGATCACGTTCTAG
- a CDS encoding uncharacterized protein (COG:U; EggNog:ENOG503NY0V; BUSCO:EOG09263RY2), with protein sequence MAATLAQSAAYKTKRANDMVAQLHLDDPDARVPPALSSADEAEMANSRMEAVGAHAGACLVERLATDRPRTKDTLERVKFVCKELWTTVWDKQIDNLRTNHRGVFVLQDNHFRPLLGVRDAPVYVAQQLAYATGIIQGALRRLGVAASVHADASAMPQCAFHVRVAT encoded by the exons atggccgcgacgctcgcgcagagCGCGGCATACAAGACGAAACGCGCCAACGATatggtcgcgcagctgcacctcgacgacccCGACGCGCGTGTCCCGCCCGCGCTGTCGAGTGCGGATGAGGCCGAAATGGCGAATAGTCGTATGgaggccgtcggcgcgcatgccggcgcgtgcctcgtcgagcg CCTTGCGACCGATCGGCCACGCACCAaggacacgctcgagcgcgtaaAATTCGTGTGCAAGGAGCTATGGACGACGGTATGGGACAAGCAGATCGACAATCTGCGCACGAATCACCGC GGCGTCTTTGTCCTCCAGGACAACCACTTTCGGCCGCTActgggcgtgcgcgacgcgccggtctatgttgcgcagcagctcgcgtaCGCCACCGGCATTATCCAGGGCGCGTTGCGCCGCctgggcgtcgcggcgagcgtgcacgccgacgcaTCCGCCATGCCACAGTGTGCTTTTCACGTGCGTGTCGCTACGTAG